From Amia ocellicauda isolate fAmiCal2 chromosome 12, fAmiCal2.hap1, whole genome shotgun sequence, a single genomic window includes:
- the proser3 gene encoding proline and serine-rich protein 3 isoform X2: MKSSSAVFSTQNPFPPDAPFGKTHYSPSRAKSLSKRQREKTALSPVRLSHPAPPSTPREVVSLTPEDKHFLAGSNQLLLAPPPSADPQPSFSESWPSSTELGSPSGTDSTASPEAHTPPQAAMAGKSQASAQSVGLVEDDSVLARYVERFRHGRPRSREERQREAATAPQVRPFWWKPSHPPPSSSSTPTQPHHTGDFSSCRLGASVTPSPPSLATRSRLVPPLSPPGTPVDLSTTALSDSSQCDPEILQLQQRARMLLQRSETSLSGSSVPVSSEGLGSSSFSSPISVDEPVHRPTVPSLIDCTTGSVSLPPPPQPSRAFTPHPESDILFQWRLRRKMELAQHHAGADTRTRHLDPFAQSNRAPATVTASTIGTRAVAVSPLPSPPVASPALTTPYTTVPAHLHLLCDVLPCPLHAPQPRARPCRDRDQPPSPEQISSSCSSEGTPSPAEGPPARNSVSRVRAEQQEAEEAGGDPSVPRCWERRSSGAVRTGGTRRDPVVSHPEKRTSRRTDREMDRHGGEQDARRRSGSSKAERGAVSRDTGGNNRPERAGSGREGLKKEVGRQERGQRSRRSGRREDMAPPSQLHSTLSQVVSETLFSPPASPSSSDSRPPPPPPEPPGHAPPQLPQAPAPPPSIHQQHPEVIIQLLQDAEDSDGLEFEDDALLQVLRQKRQQVKEQLSEVDTLLSEIPED; this comes from the exons ATGAAATCCAG cagtgCAGTGTTCTCCACTCAGAACCCTTTTCCCCCGGATGCCCCTTTCGGCAAGACCCACTACAGTCCGTCTCGGGCCAAGAGCCTGTCGAAACGGCAGAGAGAGAAGACG GCTCTGAGTCCCGTGCGCCTCTCCCACCCTGCCCCCCCCAGCACCCCCCGTGAGGTAGTCTCGTTGACCCCCGAGGACAAGCACTTCCTGGCCGGCTCCAACCAGCTGCTTCTGGCCCCTCCGCCCTCCGCCGACCCCCAGCCCAGCTTCTCCGAGTCCTGGCCCTCCTCCACCGAGCTGGGCTCTCCCTCGGGGACCGACTCCACTGCCTCCCCCGAGGCCCACACGCCTCCCCAGGCAGCCATGGCAGGAAAGTCTCAGGCTTCAGCCCAGTCTGTAGGCTTGGTGGAAGATGACTCGGTACTGGCCAG GTACGTGGAGCGCTTTCGTCACGGTCGGCCACGCAGTCGGGAGGAGCGCCAGCGGGAAGCAGCCACTGCCCCCCAGGTCCGGCCCTTCTGGTGGAAGCCCTCGCACCCCCCGCCCTCCTCCAGTTCCACCCCCACACAGCCCCACCACACAG GTGACTTTTCCTCCTGCAGATTGGGGGCATCTGTCACTCCCTCCCCCCCCAGCCTTGCCACCCGGTCCCGCCTCGTTCCCCCACTCTCCCCCCCTGGAACCCCTGTAGACCTCAGCACCACG gCCCTGTCGGACTCCTCTCAGTGTGACCCAGAGATCCTGCAGCTCCAGCAGAGAGCCAGGATGCTGCTCCAGAGGAG TGAAACGTCTCTTAGTGGCAGCTCAGTCCCTGTGAGCTCTGAGGGCCTGGGCTCCTCTAGTTTCTCGTCCCCCATCAGCGTAGATGAGCCGGTCCACAGACCCACAGTCCCCAGTCTCATCGACTGTACCACTG gctcagtgtccctgccccccccaccccagccctCCCGGGCATTCACCCCGCACCCAGAGTCTGACATCCTGTTCCAGTGGCGGCTGCGCAGGAAGATGGAGCTGGCCCAACACCACGCTGGGGCTGACACTCGG ACTCGTCACCTGGACCCCTTTGCCCAGAGCAACAGGGCCCCCGCAACAGTAACAGCATCAACAATAGGAACTCGAGCCGTTGCAGTGTCGCCTCTCCCCTCGCCCCCTGTCGCAAGCCCTGCCCTGACCACACCTTATACCACGGTCCCCGCCCACCTGCACCTACTCTGTGACGTCCTGCCCTGCCCTCTCCACGCACCCCAGCCCCGGGCCCGCCCCTGCCGGGACAGAGACCAGCCCCCCAGCCCTGAGCAGATTTCCTCTTCCTGTTCTTCTGAAGGCACTCCATCTCCTGCAGAGGGCCCACCAGCCAGGAACAGTGTGTCCCGGGTTCGAGCAGAGCAGCAGGAGGCGGAGGAGGCAGGAGGGGACCCCTCTGTCCCCAGGTGTTGGGAGAGACGAAG TTCTGGGGCGGTTCGGACAGGCGGAACCAGAAGGGATCCAGTAGTGTCCCACCCGGAGAAGAGGACATCCAGGCGAACggacagagagatggacagacacGGGGGGGAGCAGGATGCTCGCAGAAGGTCCGGATCGTCAAAGGCTGAGAGAGGGGCAGTTTCTCGGGACACCGGGGGAAACAACAGGCCAGAGAGGGCAGGTTCAGGGCGAGAGGGGCTGAAGAAGGAAGTGGGGCGACAGGAGAGAGGTCAGAGATCACGCAGGAGTGGGAGAAGGGAGGACATGGCGCCGCCCTCCCAACTACACAGCACCCTAAGCCAG GTTGTCTCGGAGACGTTGTTCTCCCCCCCGGCATCTCCATCTTCATCAGACTCCAGGCCCCCTCCGCCACCTCCAGAACCCCCTGGACACGCACCGCCCCAACTCCCACAAGCCCCTGCTCCACCTCCCAGCATACACCAGCAACACCCTGAGGTCATCATTCAGCTACTACAGGACGCAGaag ATTCGGACGGCTTGGAGTTTGAAGATGATGCCTTGCTGCAGGTCCTGAGACAGAAGAGGCAGCAGGTGAAGGAGCAGCTGAG TGAGGTGGACACACTGTTGAGTGAAATCCCAGAAGACTGA
- the proser3 gene encoding proline and serine-rich protein 3 isoform X1: protein MKSSSAVFSTQNPFPPDAPFGKTHYSPSRAKSLSKRQREKTALSPVRLSHPAPPSTPREVVSLTPEDKHFLAGSNQLLLAPPPSADPQPSFSESWPSSTELGSPSGTDSTASPEAHTPPQAAMAGKSQASAQSVGLVEDDSVLARYVERFRHGRPRSREERQREAATAPQVRPFWWKPSHPPPSSSSTPTQPHHTGDFSSCRLGASVTPSPPSLATRSRLVPPLSPPGTPVDLSTTALSDSSQCDPEILQLQQRARMLLQRSETSLSGSSVPVSSEGLGSSSFSSPISVDEPVHRPTVPSLIDCTTGSVSLPPPPQPSRAFTPHPESDILFQWRLRRKMELAQHHAGADTRTRHLDPFAQSNRAPATVTASTIGTRAVAVSPLPSPPVASPALTTPYTTVPAHLHLLCDVLPCPLHAPQPRARPCRDRDQPPSPEQISSSCSSEGTPSPAEGPPARNSVSRVRAEQQEAEEAGGDPSVPRCWERRSSGAVRTGGTRRDPVVSHPEKRTSRRTDREMDRHGGEQDARRRSGSSKAERGAVSRDTGGNNRPERAGSGREGLKKEVGRQERGQRSRRSGRREDMAPPSQLHSTLSQVVSETLFSPPASPSSSDSRPPPPPPEPPGHAPPQLPQAPAPPPSIHQQHPEVIIQLLQDAEDSDGLEFEDDALLQVLRQKRQQVKEQLSCCASGICAPVAPTTFR, encoded by the exons ATGAAATCCAG cagtgCAGTGTTCTCCACTCAGAACCCTTTTCCCCCGGATGCCCCTTTCGGCAAGACCCACTACAGTCCGTCTCGGGCCAAGAGCCTGTCGAAACGGCAGAGAGAGAAGACG GCTCTGAGTCCCGTGCGCCTCTCCCACCCTGCCCCCCCCAGCACCCCCCGTGAGGTAGTCTCGTTGACCCCCGAGGACAAGCACTTCCTGGCCGGCTCCAACCAGCTGCTTCTGGCCCCTCCGCCCTCCGCCGACCCCCAGCCCAGCTTCTCCGAGTCCTGGCCCTCCTCCACCGAGCTGGGCTCTCCCTCGGGGACCGACTCCACTGCCTCCCCCGAGGCCCACACGCCTCCCCAGGCAGCCATGGCAGGAAAGTCTCAGGCTTCAGCCCAGTCTGTAGGCTTGGTGGAAGATGACTCGGTACTGGCCAG GTACGTGGAGCGCTTTCGTCACGGTCGGCCACGCAGTCGGGAGGAGCGCCAGCGGGAAGCAGCCACTGCCCCCCAGGTCCGGCCCTTCTGGTGGAAGCCCTCGCACCCCCCGCCCTCCTCCAGTTCCACCCCCACACAGCCCCACCACACAG GTGACTTTTCCTCCTGCAGATTGGGGGCATCTGTCACTCCCTCCCCCCCCAGCCTTGCCACCCGGTCCCGCCTCGTTCCCCCACTCTCCCCCCCTGGAACCCCTGTAGACCTCAGCACCACG gCCCTGTCGGACTCCTCTCAGTGTGACCCAGAGATCCTGCAGCTCCAGCAGAGAGCCAGGATGCTGCTCCAGAGGAG TGAAACGTCTCTTAGTGGCAGCTCAGTCCCTGTGAGCTCTGAGGGCCTGGGCTCCTCTAGTTTCTCGTCCCCCATCAGCGTAGATGAGCCGGTCCACAGACCCACAGTCCCCAGTCTCATCGACTGTACCACTG gctcagtgtccctgccccccccaccccagccctCCCGGGCATTCACCCCGCACCCAGAGTCTGACATCCTGTTCCAGTGGCGGCTGCGCAGGAAGATGGAGCTGGCCCAACACCACGCTGGGGCTGACACTCGG ACTCGTCACCTGGACCCCTTTGCCCAGAGCAACAGGGCCCCCGCAACAGTAACAGCATCAACAATAGGAACTCGAGCCGTTGCAGTGTCGCCTCTCCCCTCGCCCCCTGTCGCAAGCCCTGCCCTGACCACACCTTATACCACGGTCCCCGCCCACCTGCACCTACTCTGTGACGTCCTGCCCTGCCCTCTCCACGCACCCCAGCCCCGGGCCCGCCCCTGCCGGGACAGAGACCAGCCCCCCAGCCCTGAGCAGATTTCCTCTTCCTGTTCTTCTGAAGGCACTCCATCTCCTGCAGAGGGCCCACCAGCCAGGAACAGTGTGTCCCGGGTTCGAGCAGAGCAGCAGGAGGCGGAGGAGGCAGGAGGGGACCCCTCTGTCCCCAGGTGTTGGGAGAGACGAAG TTCTGGGGCGGTTCGGACAGGCGGAACCAGAAGGGATCCAGTAGTGTCCCACCCGGAGAAGAGGACATCCAGGCGAACggacagagagatggacagacacGGGGGGGAGCAGGATGCTCGCAGAAGGTCCGGATCGTCAAAGGCTGAGAGAGGGGCAGTTTCTCGGGACACCGGGGGAAACAACAGGCCAGAGAGGGCAGGTTCAGGGCGAGAGGGGCTGAAGAAGGAAGTGGGGCGACAGGAGAGAGGTCAGAGATCACGCAGGAGTGGGAGAAGGGAGGACATGGCGCCGCCCTCCCAACTACACAGCACCCTAAGCCAG GTTGTCTCGGAGACGTTGTTCTCCCCCCCGGCATCTCCATCTTCATCAGACTCCAGGCCCCCTCCGCCACCTCCAGAACCCCCTGGACACGCACCGCCCCAACTCCCACAAGCCCCTGCTCCACCTCCCAGCATACACCAGCAACACCCTGAGGTCATCATTCAGCTACTACAGGACGCAGaag ATTCGGACGGCTTGGAGTTTGAAGATGATGCCTTGCTGCAGGTCCTGAGACAGAAGAGGCAGCAGGTGAAGGAGCAGCTGAG CTGCTGTGCTTCGGGAATTTGTGCGCCTGTGGCACCGACAACTTTCCGCTAG
- the lin37 gene encoding protein lin-37 homolog, with amino-acid sequence MLQVKIKTEKPDVELASARSRLDAVLQGLVEKSDSEREHNEDDSGKMTADSLTKDLSPSAASKRPSSRFPQHRRKKRKEMDDGLSESNQHKQNAYIIKLFDRSVDLAQFSTSTPLYPICRAWMRNNPAAREAPGSPSPHCSLGEEEVVDMLNGKGQNVYQLPPPSPCPLGPSGELLNLRIPPTDKPTASKLSDPSPPSAPLMYSHMERWKRIRQKWKEASSRNQLRYSESIKVLKEMYERQ; translated from the exons ATGCTGCAGGTCAAAATCAAAACCGAAAAACCAG ACGTGGAGCTGGCGAGCGCCCGCAGCCGCCTGGACGCAGTGCTGCAGGGGCTGGTGGAGAAGAGTGACAGTGAGAG GGAGCACAATGAGGACGACTCCGGCAAGATGACGGCAGATTCTCTGACCAA GGACTTGTCTCCTTCGGCAGCAAGCAAGAG GCCGTCCTCCCGCTTCCCGCAGCATCGGCGCAAGAAGAGGAAGGAGATGGATGACGGGCTGTCCGAGAGCAACCAGCACAAACAGA ATGCCTACATTATCAAGCTCTTCGACCGCAGTGTGGACCTGGCCCAGTTCAGCACCAGCACACCCCTCTACCCAATCTGCCGAGCCTGGATGAGGAACAACCCGGCAGCGAGGGAGGCGCCCGGCTCCCCCAGCCCCCACTGCAGCCTCGGGGAGGAGGAG gtgGTGGACATGCTGAATGGTAAGGGGCAGAACGTGTACCAGCTGCCCCCCCCGTCCCCCTGCCCCCTCGGCCCCAGCGGGGAGCTGCTCAACCTGCGCATCCCCCCCACTGACAAACCCACCGCCAGCAAG CTCTCGGACCCGTCCCCCCCTTCCGCGCCCCTGATGTACAGTCACATGGAGAGGTGGAAGAGGATCAGACAGAA GTGGAAGGAGGCCTCCAGCAGGAACCAGCTTCGCTACAGCGAGAGCATTAAGGTGCTGAAGGAGATGTATGAGCGACAGTGa
- the hspb6 gene encoding heat shock protein beta-6, with the protein MHFISLRPQAAADPRSFSCLLLSTRDSELPAELNSHLEDKRRWTLLHTRKGAMDWDLPPPLPRLPGTHSCSPSELRIPPTEPCGGAQVSARPGAFCVRVDVQHFRPEQLAVRVAGGFVEVRGQHEQRQDGPGLVSRQFNRRYRVPVGVDVAALSSVLSPEGVLLITAPALPPPPAVDTLTH; encoded by the exons ATGCATTTCATTAGCCTACGACCACAGGCTGCCGCAGATCCCCGCtctttttcttgtcttttattGTCGACTAGAGACAGCGAGCTCCCGGCAGAGCTCAACTCTCACCTGGAGGACAAGCGTCGCTGGACACTCCTGCATACTCGCAA GGGCGCGATGGACTGGGACCTGCCGCCGCCGCTGCCCCGTCTCCCCGGCACTCATAGCTGCTCTCCATCCGAGCTCCGGATCCCGCCGACCGAGCCGTGCGGCGGCGCACag GTGAGCGCGCGGCCTGGCGCCTTCTGTGTGCGCGTGGACGTGCAGCACTTCCGGCCCGAGCAGCTGGCGGTGCGCGTGGCGGGAGGCTTTGTGGAGGTGCGCGGCCAGCACGAGCAGAGGCAG GACGGTCCAGGCCTGGTGTCCCGGCAGTTTAACAGGCGGTACAGGGTCCCGGTGGGGGTGGACGTGGCGGCGCTGTCGTCTGTGCTCTCCCCTGAGGGCGTGCTCCTCATCACCGCCCCTGCCCTGCCACCCCCTCCGGCCGtggacacactcacacactga
- the psenen gene encoding gamma-secretase subunit PEN-2, translated as MNLERVPNEEKLNLCRKYYLGGFALLPFLWLVNVVWFFREAFMKPAFTEQPLLKTYVKRSAVGLLLWVAVLTTWITIFQHSRAQWGEVGDYLSFTIPLGIP; from the exons ATGAACCTGGAAAGAGTCCCGAACGAGGAGAAACTCAACCTGTGTAGAAAATACTACCTGG gagGGTTTGCGCTGCTGCCATTCCTGTGGCTGGTCAATGTCGTGTGGTTTTTCCGGGAGGCCTTCATGAAGCCGGCTTTCACCGAGCAACCTCTCCTCAAGACCT ATGTGAAGAGGTCGGCAGTGGGGCTGTTACTCTGGGTGGCTGTTCTCACCACCTGGATCACTATCTTCCAGCACTCCAGAGCGCAGTGGGGCGAGGTGGGAGACTACCTCTCCTTCACCATTCCTCTTGGCAtcccctaa